Genomic window (Enoplosus armatus isolate fEnoArm2 chromosome 22, fEnoArm2.hap1, whole genome shotgun sequence):
gttggatgagaagatcgatacctcTCTACAGTACAAGTACAGCCAGCAGactcttagcttagcttagcataaaggctggaaacaccTAAACACCACCTAAAGCTCCCTGatcaacacattatatcttatttatttattacaaattaGTGAGCCTTGGAGGTGCTAGTAggtttttttaacctttggacagagtcaggctagctgtctccctctgcttctAAACTAATCTAATAGTctgctggctgtaacttcatataCAGCATACACACAagacagtggtatcaatttcatcaaactcttggcaagaaaggaaaaagtgacTTTCCCAAAATACCAGTTTTACAACTTTATAaccacacatgctcacactgaccCGTGTCCAGAAGGTATTGGAGGCGTTGCGTCCACAGCCCTGGTAGAACTGCTGGCAGCAGCGGTCGGGAACCACGTTGTCTTGCAGGGCAGTGTACCAGTCATTGTGGTTGATGACTCCACAACATCGCCACTGGTGCACAAGCGGGAGAAAAGGAAATTTTATAAAACTGCATAACAAACTCAATTTAACGTAAAGCTGAGGTTAGATGTTGAAGTTGGATTAAAAACACTGGCAAGAAATAACTAATAATGCTGTGTGTAACATACCTCTCCCTGTATGGCGTTCCATGCATCTCTCAGTCCGGCGTTGTCATCTGTGTTGTACAGCACCAGCCCTTCTTTCAGGTCCTGTCTGGCATTTTCACTCACCTGGGCAAACAGAGGTAAAGAGGTGGATCATGGGATATGTAGGCACACTCCCCTACAGCAGGAGAGGATCATTAATTAAACAAGTCTTACCTTGTCAGTGTAGACAAAGAACAGGATGAGGAGGATAAGTTCGGCCAAGAGGATGATCAACAGAACgatgaaaaactgaagaaaatcataagaaaaagaagaaaagagccATTAAAAAGCTTCAACAAGCAGGATACATTAATGTTGCATGTTTGTCGAAGCAGAACATTGTAAATATGAGCTTCCTACTTAAAAATACGCTTATTTCATTGttcattgttattcattttgtaaattacaaaaaattAACTTgaaaaagatttaaaatatAACAACTTCTGAGTCACTAATTGTGACCATCAAGTAGCTCCAACGTTTAAAAATCCAACACAACCTGAACACAACATAACTAAAGAATAcactcaaactaaaaaaaacgtGGTGATGCATGATGGGTATTGAAGTACACTCACACTCAGCAGCAGGCACTTGTTCTCCTTGATGGCACCCAGGCAACCCAGGAAACCCGTCACCATGACGACGGTGCCGAGGGTGATGATGAGGTTGGCGGCGGAGAGCGACGGGAAGGAGGGCGACAGGGTGGCAAAGCTGC
Coding sequences:
- the LOC139304884 gene encoding tetraspanin-9; its protein translation is MARGCVCCVKYMLFLFNLLFWLGGCGLLGVGVWLSVSQGSFATLSPSFPSLSAANLIITLGTVVMVTGFLGCLGAIKENKCLLLSFFIVLLIILLAELILLILFFVYTDKVSENARQDLKEGLVLYNTDDNAGLRDAWNAIQGEWRCCGVINHNDWYTALQDNVVPDRCCQQFYQGCGRNASNTFWTRGCYEKVEEWLDNNKHLLGTIAMCVLVIQLLGMAFSMTLYQQIHRAGKKYEA